A single region of the Hyphomicrobiales bacterium genome encodes:
- the otsB gene encoding putative trehalose-phosphate phosphatase (Evidence 3 : Putative function from multiple computational evidences): MVSGVNGTDDDSVAASSLLRTIVENPTDYALFFDVDGTLIEIAMSPDAVEVPADLPESLRCLSRRYGAALALLSGRSIEWLDGRFENAVTPIGGLHGLERRDANGVLQRIGAPPMLEAARATIMAALDDMTGVLVEDKDLSIALHYRAAPEQRLPVKRLLTRLAEASDGTLDVLPGKAVVELRTTGAHKGSALMAFMREEPFAGRLPVFFGDDRTDEDAFAAAREKGGVAVVIGRPAEEAGANLSLPNPASVRKFIALAGAENLEPVGAIA, from the coding sequence ATGGTGTCTGGAGTTAACGGAACAGACGATGATTCTGTTGCGGCCTCGTCGCTGCTGAGGACAATCGTCGAAAATCCCACGGACTACGCCCTCTTTTTCGATGTCGACGGCACGCTGATCGAGATCGCCATGTCGCCCGATGCCGTCGAGGTTCCCGCAGACCTGCCGGAGAGCCTGCGGTGCCTTTCCCGCCGGTACGGCGCTGCGCTCGCACTCCTCAGCGGGCGGTCCATTGAATGGCTCGACGGACGCTTCGAGAATGCGGTGACCCCGATCGGCGGACTGCATGGCCTTGAGCGACGGGATGCCAATGGCGTTTTGCAGCGGATCGGAGCCCCCCCAATGCTGGAAGCGGCCCGTGCCACCATCATGGCAGCCCTCGACGACATGACGGGCGTTCTCGTCGAGGACAAGGATCTCTCCATCGCCTTGCACTATCGCGCCGCGCCGGAGCAGCGCCTGCCGGTGAAGCGGCTCTTGACCCGCCTGGCCGAGGCCAGCGACGGTACGCTTGACGTGTTGCCGGGCAAGGCGGTGGTCGAGTTGCGCACAACAGGCGCCCACAAGGGTTCCGCCCTCATGGCCTTCATGCGTGAGGAGCCTTTTGCCGGTCGCCTGCCTGTCTTCTTCGGCGATGACCGCACGGATGAGGATGCATTTGCGGCTGCTCGCGAGAAGGGCGGAGTCGCGGTCGTTATTGGCCGGCCAGCGGAGGAAGCGGGCGCGAACCTGTCCCTTCCCAATCCCGCCAGCGTTCGGAAGTTCATCGCTCTGGCCGGCGCCGAGAATTTGGAGCCGGTCGGAGCGATTGCATGA
- the fabI gene encoding enoyl-(acyl-carrier-protein) reductase, with translation MVTTGLMQGKRGLVMGVANDHSIAWGIAKALSDHGAELAFTYQGDSLRKRVAPLAASVGSSLVLPCDVEDLASVDGLFATLKESWGALDFVVHAIAFSDKSELKGRYADTSRENFSRTMLISCFSFTEVAKRAAALMPNGGSMLTLTYGGSTRVMPNYNVMGVAKAALEAGVRYLAGDFGAEGIRVNAISAGPVRTLAGAGITDARLMFNYQRAHAPLRRTVTIEEIGGAALYLLSDLSTGVTGEIHYVDSGYNIISMPRPDVLKAQEVAETVAEAAAGETVKAD, from the coding sequence ATGGTCACTACTGGACTGATGCAGGGAAAACGCGGTCTCGTGATGGGCGTTGCAAACGACCATTCCATTGCCTGGGGCATCGCCAAGGCGTTGAGCGACCATGGTGCAGAACTCGCCTTCACCTATCAGGGTGATTCGCTCCGCAAGCGCGTGGCTCCGCTCGCCGCATCGGTCGGATCGTCCCTCGTGCTGCCTTGCGATGTCGAGGATCTCGCATCCGTGGATGGGTTGTTCGCGACTCTGAAGGAGAGTTGGGGCGCACTTGATTTCGTCGTCCACGCGATCGCCTTTTCCGACAAGTCGGAACTCAAGGGGCGTTACGCGGACACCTCTCGCGAGAATTTCTCGCGCACCATGCTGATCTCCTGCTTCTCCTTCACAGAGGTCGCCAAGCGGGCCGCTGCACTGATGCCGAACGGCGGCTCGATGCTCACCCTGACCTATGGCGGCTCGACCCGCGTGATGCCGAACTACAACGTGATGGGCGTTGCGAAAGCAGCGCTCGAGGCAGGCGTGCGTTACCTTGCCGGAGACTTCGGCGCGGAGGGAATTCGCGTCAATGCCATATCGGCCGGGCCGGTGCGGACCCTGGCCGGCGCGGGCATCACTGATGCGCGGCTGATGTTCAACTACCAGCGTGCCCACGCGCCGCTGCGCCGCACGGTGACGATCGAGGAGATCGGCGGCGCGGCCCTCTATCTCCTGTCGGACCTGTCAACCGGTGTGACCGGCGAGATCCACTACGTCGATTCCGGCTACAACATCATCTCGATGCCGCGTCCGGACGTGCTCAAGGCGCAGGAAGTCGCGGAAACGGTCGCCGAGGCGGCGGCGGGCGAGACCGTCAAGGCGGACTGA
- a CDS encoding conserved hypothetical protein (Evidence 4 : Unknown function but conserved in other organisms), translating into MTGPLSLIRRFIKRLPGRAVPPASLASLRVARAMRPAPGETLVMPVPSLLARWLPDEPVIVTGATTALGKPIDLATLALPTGGERIRNLRIGHGVRLPLAIRLAAGDVLHLPFTGGEVELLSHPHAGLVRIEAADTPPLTATLDDATARPVSIGEARRTARTSQRRTSARHLRLRALESALDRHIATAMAAPTHSDAQAVTLALYTPRWRGPAASTVNLFDRSLPIPVDDSHPEDLSAAEIETCAARIAYLPIDRLVMSGCDPSMRKLLEAIRRRRPIETDLLWHSSFLQMGEPADWGLLQMWLDAASAGEIRRIGVVKRGLEGFLGSLGFDASFVQNRVAVDPATVRPTTARDAAGIWLSGSSQYRKLPYATLLALSELRHVTVSGAGFDNRALALIEELSLSTGEISTDPLAPGDLKAALRKTAITLSITTSECLPMLPLESLAEGVPCLIGPSCHLFRDHSDLRAVYVADRPGQPHYLAGKIRDALAATDELFPKLTAYMSAWNEASIASVDALLCGGSPRPAASRGMPT; encoded by the coding sequence ATGACCGGCCCCCTTTCCCTCATCCGCCGCTTCATCAAGCGTCTTCCCGGGCGCGCGGTTCCCCCGGCGTCGCTGGCCAGCCTGAGGGTGGCGCGTGCGATGCGTCCGGCGCCGGGTGAGACCCTCGTCATGCCGGTGCCGTCTCTCCTGGCGCGGTGGCTGCCAGACGAGCCGGTCATCGTCACCGGCGCCACCACCGCGCTGGGCAAACCGATCGATCTCGCGACACTTGCCTTGCCGACCGGCGGCGAGCGCATCCGCAACCTGCGCATCGGCCACGGCGTTCGCCTGCCCCTCGCCATCCGTCTCGCAGCAGGCGACGTGCTGCATCTACCCTTCACCGGCGGCGAGGTGGAGCTGCTGAGCCATCCCCATGCGGGACTCGTCCGCATAGAGGCGGCCGATACCCCGCCGCTGACCGCCACACTCGATGACGCGACCGCCCGCCCGGTGAGCATAGGCGAGGCGAGGCGCACGGCACGGACCAGCCAGCGCCGAACCAGCGCGCGTCATCTGCGACTGAGAGCCTTGGAAAGCGCCCTTGATCGCCACATCGCAACAGCGATGGCCGCGCCCACCCATTCCGACGCCCAGGCCGTCACGCTCGCCCTGTATACGCCGCGGTGGCGCGGACCAGCAGCCTCGACGGTCAATCTATTCGACCGTTCGCTTCCCATTCCCGTCGATGACAGCCATCCGGAGGATCTCTCGGCGGCGGAGATCGAGACCTGTGCCGCGCGCATAGCCTATCTGCCCATCGACAGGCTGGTGATGTCAGGTTGCGATCCCTCCATGCGCAAACTGCTCGAAGCCATTCGCCGCCGCCGCCCCATCGAGACCGACCTGCTGTGGCATTCGAGTTTCCTGCAAATGGGCGAGCCCGCCGACTGGGGCCTGCTGCAAATGTGGCTCGACGCAGCCAGTGCAGGCGAAATCCGCCGCATCGGGGTGGTGAAGCGAGGCCTCGAGGGCTTCCTGGGCTCACTCGGCTTCGATGCGAGCTTCGTGCAAAACCGCGTTGCCGTCGACCCGGCCACCGTCCGCCCGACCACCGCCCGCGATGCCGCCGGCATCTGGCTGTCAGGCTCGTCGCAGTATCGCAAGCTGCCTTATGCCACGCTGCTCGCCCTCTCCGAACTCCGCCACGTGACTGTCAGCGGTGCCGGTTTCGATAACCGTGCCCTGGCCTTGATCGAGGAGCTTAGCCTCAGCACGGGCGAAATCTCTACCGATCCGCTGGCGCCGGGGGATCTCAAGGCGGCCCTGCGAAAGACGGCGATCACCCTCTCCATCACGACCTCGGAATGCCTGCCCATGTTGCCTCTCGAGAGTTTAGCCGAGGGCGTGCCCTGCCTGATCGGCCCTTCCTGCCATCTGTTTCGCGACCATTCGGATCTGCGCGCCGTCTACGTGGCCGATCGCCCGGGTCAACCGCATTACCTCGCCGGCAAGATACGTGATGCCCTGGCCGCGACGGACGAACTCTTCCCAAAGCTCACCGCCTATATGAGCGCCTGGAACGAAGCCTCCATCGCCAGCGTCGATGCCCTGCTCTGCGGAGGCTCGCCGCGCCCGGCGGCCAGCCGGGGAATGCCCACATGA
- the fabB gene encoding 3-oxoacyl-(acyl carrier protein) synthase 1, translating to MKRVVVTGMGIVSSIGNNTQEVLASLREARSGIVFADDYAKLGFRCQVHGAPTMDPAEVVDRRAMRFLGEGAAWNHVAMEQAILDSGLAPDQVSNIRTGIIMGSGGPSTRTLVEAADIARTKGPKRIGPFAVPKAMSSTASATLATWFKIKGVNYSISSACATSNHCIGNAYETIQMGKQDVVFAGGCEELDWSLSMLFDAMGAMSSKYNDRPQVASRAYDKNRDGFVIAGGAGVLVLEELEHARARGAKIYGEIVGYGATSDGYDMVAPSGEGAVRCMRMALENVKVPVDYINPHATSTPVGDEKEIEAIREVFGDKCPPISATKSLTGHSLGATGVQEAIYSLLMMNNGFICESANIEEIDPLFADMPIVRKRIDDVKLGCVLSNSFGFGGTNATIVMKRVDL from the coding sequence ATGAAACGCGTTGTGGTGACGGGGATGGGCATCGTCTCGTCCATCGGCAACAACACGCAGGAGGTGCTTGCATCGCTGCGCGAGGCACGCTCCGGCATCGTCTTTGCGGACGACTACGCCAAACTCGGGTTCCGCTGCCAGGTCCATGGCGCGCCGACGATGGATCCCGCCGAGGTGGTCGATCGGCGAGCCATGCGTTTCCTCGGTGAAGGAGCGGCCTGGAACCACGTGGCCATGGAACAGGCGATCCTTGATTCCGGGCTGGCGCCGGACCAGGTCTCCAACATCCGCACCGGCATCATCATGGGTTCCGGTGGCCCGTCGACGCGCACGCTCGTCGAAGCGGCCGACATCGCGCGCACCAAGGGGCCGAAGCGCATCGGCCCGTTCGCGGTGCCGAAGGCCATGTCCTCAACGGCTTCCGCGACGCTCGCAACCTGGTTCAAGATCAAGGGTGTCAACTATTCGATCTCGTCGGCCTGTGCCACATCGAATCACTGCATAGGCAATGCCTATGAGACCATCCAGATGGGCAAGCAGGACGTGGTCTTCGCAGGTGGCTGCGAGGAACTCGACTGGAGCCTGTCGATGCTGTTCGACGCCATGGGCGCCATGTCGTCAAAGTACAATGACCGCCCGCAGGTCGCGTCACGCGCCTATGACAAGAACCGCGACGGCTTCGTCATCGCCGGTGGGGCTGGCGTGCTTGTGCTCGAGGAGCTCGAGCACGCGAGGGCGCGCGGCGCCAAGATCTATGGCGAGATCGTCGGTTACGGCGCCACATCCGATGGCTACGACATGGTCGCGCCCTCGGGCGAAGGTGCGGTGCGCTGCATGCGCATGGCCTTGGAAAACGTGAAGGTGCCAGTCGACTACATCAACCCGCACGCCACCTCGACGCCTGTCGGCGACGAGAAGGAGATCGAGGCGATTCGCGAGGTGTTCGGCGACAAATGTCCGCCCATCTCGGCGACGAAGTCCCTCACGGGTCATTCCCTCGGCGCCACGGGGGTCCAGGAGGCGATCTATTCGCTTCTGATGATGAACAACGGCTTCATCTGCGAAAGCGCCAATATCGAGGAGATCGATCCGCTCTTCGCTGACATGCCCATCGTCCGCAAGCGGATCGACGACGTGAAGCTTGGCTGCGTGCTGTCGAACTCCTTCGGTTTCGGCGGCACCAACGCGACGATCGTCATGAAGCGTGTCGATCTCTGA
- a CDS encoding conserved hypothetical protein (Evidence 4 : Unknown function but conserved in other organisms) yields the protein MSAAIDTMKRLYRFVRSIPVAGLAVTGVVRLGKAIFLPAPRGFDGLADELHVVGASVQTLRADLDQLAVMVAALKVDQTGEVPRLLHESRPIEPLATPVAAILARDETSTPQQIALDLNTTDRSTLMAQITACAPAALTAATIPLSGCETPEAVRALAQALGNAMCNRAVLCLRLLDRLSLFLAAPRESGSCSEARQLSPQLVLEIFERQGCRLIGLRRGTAGAWPTVDLIIEMRES from the coding sequence ATGAGTGCCGCCATCGACACCATGAAGCGGCTTTACCGCTTCGTCCGCAGCATTCCTGTCGCCGGCCTGGCCGTCACAGGCGTCGTCCGGCTCGGCAAGGCGATATTTCTGCCCGCCCCGCGAGGCTTCGACGGGCTGGCCGACGAGCTGCATGTCGTCGGCGCATCCGTGCAGACCCTTCGCGCCGATCTCGATCAGCTCGCGGTCATGGTTGCCGCCCTCAAAGTGGACCAGACGGGCGAGGTTCCACGCTTGCTGCACGAATCACGGCCGATCGAGCCGCTCGCGACGCCCGTGGCTGCCATTCTCGCGCGGGATGAGACAAGCACCCCGCAACAGATAGCGCTCGATCTGAACACCACGGATCGCTCCACTCTGATGGCACAAATCACCGCCTGCGCACCCGCGGCGCTTACCGCCGCGACGATCCCGCTGTCAGGATGCGAGACGCCGGAAGCTGTACGTGCGCTTGCCCAGGCCCTCGGCAACGCCATGTGCAACCGGGCTGTGCTGTGCCTGCGGCTCCTCGATCGCCTGTCGCTGTTCCTCGCCGCTCCCCGGGAGAGTGGGTCCTGCAGCGAAGCAAGGCAGCTCTCCCCCCAGCTCGTGCTTGAGATCTTCGAGCGGCAGGGCTGCCGACTTATCGGACTACGGCGCGGAACGGCCGGCGCCTGGCCAACCGTCGACCTCATCATTGAAATGCGAGAGTCGTGA
- a CDS encoding putative Glycogen(starch) synthase (Evidence 3 : Putative function from multiple computational evidences; Product type e : enzyme), whose product MHRHELPTVSVIINTLNRASYLANTLAALKLQRYANFEVIVVNGPSEDGTDAILAAYGDSIRVARCDTANLSASRNIGVGLAWGEIVAFLDDDAIPEPTWLEALIRPFEDPQVGAAGGFIRDHTGVGFQVRVVTCDRTGRLETFMSEPSANLDQRPGADRVLSATGANVAFRRDLIVELGGFDENYRYLLEETDLNFRIMDAGYRNVAVPQAEVHHKYAPSHIRNAARIPQSLYAISRSTHYFALRHGQGHVDAATVEKRLIRFRRDRNRDIALLAREGHIDLARKASLITDLTQGEADGRAAAARPPLTPLTPPVAAPMVFRPSRLRFHSDRLRICLLSQQYTSGPMGGIGNWTQTLAEGLAAEGHEISVIADAAPGHSESVDFEHGVFVHRLTHRRTITPSRLKLPSAVRHLEARSVRCFDEAMRIHSLRGLDLVSGPIWDLEPFACLTSGLLPTAVSLHTTYGLARPHKPDWQGGDVIQQTMLDEVVAAERWILANAPFLLSNSSPIIRDLERVYKLPGLLGQRATIVPHGVPDRRRQSPLPSNNDGRVTAVFIGRLEPRKGVDALLAAAPHLLDAAPNLDLVFVGEDVPVDQTGATLRQRFLAKADPATQARITFCGNVPADELRAWYERADFILAPSRYESFGLVYVEAMMHGKAVIAGARGGGADIVLPGETGLLVNPDAMEDFIDAVVQLALSPHDRERMGRAGRKRYEDNFSVAAMVSGVEAAFAQWIQTLRSFDRPFACLRT is encoded by the coding sequence ATGCATAGGCATGAACTTCCCACCGTCAGCGTGATCATCAACACCTTGAATCGCGCCTCCTATCTGGCCAATACCCTGGCGGCGCTCAAACTCCAGCGTTACGCGAATTTCGAGGTCATCGTCGTCAACGGCCCGTCCGAGGACGGCACGGATGCGATCCTCGCGGCCTATGGTGACAGCATCCGGGTGGCGCGCTGCGACACAGCCAATCTGTCGGCATCTCGCAATATCGGCGTCGGCCTCGCCTGGGGTGAGATCGTCGCTTTCCTCGACGATGACGCTATTCCCGAGCCCACGTGGCTCGAAGCGCTCATCAGGCCGTTCGAGGACCCACAGGTCGGGGCAGCCGGCGGCTTCATCCGCGACCACACGGGCGTCGGCTTCCAGGTGCGCGTCGTGACCTGCGACCGAACGGGCCGCCTCGAGACATTCATGAGCGAGCCGTCAGCCAATCTCGATCAGCGCCCGGGAGCGGACCGCGTGCTGTCGGCGACCGGTGCCAACGTGGCCTTCAGGCGCGACCTGATCGTCGAGCTCGGTGGATTCGATGAGAATTATCGCTACCTCCTGGAGGAAACCGATCTCAATTTCCGCATCATGGATGCAGGCTATCGCAATGTCGCGGTTCCCCAGGCGGAGGTGCATCACAAATACGCGCCGAGCCACATCCGCAATGCCGCGCGCATACCCCAGTCGCTCTATGCCATTTCACGCAGCACGCATTATTTTGCCCTGCGCCACGGCCAGGGCCATGTCGATGCCGCGACTGTCGAAAAGCGTCTCATCCGCTTCCGGCGGGATCGCAACCGTGATATCGCGCTGCTCGCCCGCGAAGGTCATATCGATCTGGCGCGGAAGGCTTCTCTCATCACGGATCTCACGCAGGGGGAAGCTGATGGCCGGGCCGCGGCGGCACGGCCGCCCCTTACCCCCCTGACGCCGCCCGTGGCCGCCCCCATGGTGTTCAGGCCAAGCCGCCTGCGCTTCCACAGCGACAGGCTGCGCATCTGCCTGCTCTCTCAGCAATACACGTCCGGTCCCATGGGCGGCATCGGCAACTGGACACAAACGCTCGCCGAAGGTCTCGCCGCCGAGGGGCATGAGATCTCCGTGATTGCCGATGCCGCGCCTGGCCACAGTGAAAGTGTGGATTTCGAGCATGGTGTCTTCGTGCATCGGCTCACCCACCGTCGCACCATCACGCCGTCACGGCTGAAACTGCCGTCAGCCGTGCGGCATCTGGAGGCGCGCTCGGTCCGCTGTTTCGACGAGGCCATGCGGATTCATTCCCTGCGGGGGCTCGATCTTGTCTCCGGGCCGATCTGGGATCTCGAACCTTTCGCCTGCCTGACGAGCGGCCTGCTGCCGACCGCGGTGTCGCTGCACACCACCTACGGCCTGGCACGGCCCCACAAGCCGGACTGGCAGGGCGGAGATGTGATCCAGCAGACGATGCTCGACGAGGTGGTCGCAGCGGAGCGCTGGATCCTAGCCAACGCCCCGTTCCTCCTCTCCAATTCGAGCCCCATCATCCGCGACCTGGAGCGCGTGTACAAGCTCCCCGGGCTTCTCGGGCAACGCGCGACCATCGTGCCGCACGGCGTCCCAGACCGGCGCCGCCAGTCTCCCCTGCCGTCGAACAACGACGGTCGTGTCACGGCGGTCTTCATAGGCCGGCTAGAGCCACGCAAGGGTGTCGATGCCCTGCTGGCGGCGGCGCCGCATCTGCTGGATGCCGCGCCAAACCTCGATCTCGTCTTTGTGGGTGAGGATGTGCCCGTCGACCAGACCGGCGCGACCCTCCGGCAACGTTTCCTCGCAAAGGCTGATCCAGCGACACAGGCCCGCATCACGTTTTGCGGAAACGTGCCGGCGGACGAGCTGCGCGCCTGGTACGAACGCGCGGACTTCATCCTCGCGCCATCACGCTACGAATCCTTTGGGCTCGTCTATGTCGAGGCGATGATGCATGGCAAGGCGGTGATTGCCGGCGCGCGGGGCGGTGGGGCGGACATCGTGCTGCCCGGCGAGACCGGGCTTCTCGTCAATCCCGACGCTATGGAGGATTTCATCGACGCGGTGGTCCAGCTCGCATTGTCCCCGCATGATCGCGAACGCATGGGACGTGCGGGGCGCAAACGTTATGAGGACAATTTCAGCGTTGCCGCGATGGTCAGCGGTGTGGAGGCCGCCTTCGCACAGTGGATCCAGACGCTGCGGTCGTTCGACCGGCCCTTCGCCTGTCTGCGGACGTGA
- the fabA gene encoding beta-hydroxyacyl-acyl carrier protein dehydratase/isomerase: MERQSSFNYEELLACGRGEMFGPGNAQLPLPPMLMFDRISEIAETGGASGKGLVRAELDVRPDLWFFPCHFKGDPVMPGCLGLDALWQLVGFYLGWLGAPGRGRALGVGEVKFVDQVLPSVKKVVYGIDLKRVFRSKLVLGIADGWLEADGKRIYLAQDLRVGLFQVQADAQGG, encoded by the coding sequence ATGGAGCGGCAGTCTAGTTTTAACTACGAGGAGCTTCTGGCTTGCGGCCGCGGCGAGATGTTCGGCCCTGGCAATGCGCAGCTGCCTCTGCCGCCGATGCTGATGTTCGATCGGATCTCGGAGATCGCGGAAACCGGCGGAGCTTCGGGGAAGGGCTTGGTACGCGCCGAGCTGGATGTCAGGCCTGACCTCTGGTTCTTTCCATGCCACTTCAAGGGCGACCCTGTGATGCCAGGCTGCCTTGGGCTTGATGCTCTTTGGCAACTCGTCGGCTTCTATCTCGGTTGGCTTGGAGCACCGGGGCGGGGACGAGCGCTGGGCGTTGGCGAGGTGAAATTCGTCGACCAGGTGCTGCCGAGCGTGAAGAAGGTCGTCTACGGAATCGACCTGAAGCGCGTTTTTCGCTCCAAGCTGGTTCTCGGCATCGCCGACGGCTGGCTGGAGGCGGACGGCAAGCGCATCTATCTCGCGCAGGATTTGCGTGTCGGACTGTTCCAGGTCCAGGCAGACGCCCAAGGCGGCTGA
- a CDS encoding putative malonate transporter (Evidence 3 : Putative function from multiple computational evidences) has product MQTVLATVFPVFALIALGFGAARVNILAPQSTDVLNRYVIYLALPAMLFRAMVQTDWAMLGNGPYILSFGGGMIATFALMMLFSMRSRASLADRAVNALAASYPNTGYMGLPLALMAFGAPSLPAAAVAMLMTTCIIFGIAIVFIEMDRAATPNLVHTLAKVAWGLLKNPLMLSPVLGAAYSASGFGLPVAIDRFLELLGASASPCALVTIGLFLAERQTVVAHGGVWSVVLLKLFVQPAITGFLAFRVFELPHIWASTALLLSALPIGTGPFMLAKYYRLDAGVISRAILITTLGSVITTSLLVAWLVP; this is encoded by the coding sequence TTGCAGACGGTTCTGGCCACGGTCTTTCCGGTGTTCGCGTTGATCGCCCTCGGTTTTGGCGCGGCCAGGGTCAATATCCTGGCGCCGCAGTCGACCGACGTGCTCAATCGCTACGTCATTTATCTCGCGCTACCCGCCATGCTGTTCCGCGCGATGGTTCAGACCGATTGGGCGATGCTCGGCAACGGGCCGTATATCCTCTCCTTCGGCGGCGGCATGATTGCCACCTTCGCCCTGATGATGCTGTTTTCGATGCGGTCCCGCGCCAGCCTCGCTGATCGTGCCGTCAACGCGCTCGCCGCTTCTTATCCCAATACTGGCTATATGGGACTGCCGCTTGCCCTGATGGCCTTCGGCGCGCCGAGCCTGCCGGCGGCAGCCGTGGCCATGCTGATGACCACATGCATCATCTTCGGCATCGCGATCGTTTTCATCGAGATGGACCGCGCCGCGACGCCAAACCTCGTCCATACGCTCGCCAAAGTCGCGTGGGGCCTTCTGAAAAACCCGTTGATGCTCTCGCCGGTTCTGGGCGCTGCCTATTCCGCGTCAGGTTTCGGCTTGCCCGTGGCGATCGACCGCTTCCTCGAGCTGCTCGGCGCCTCGGCAAGTCCCTGCGCGCTCGTCACGATCGGCCTGTTTCTCGCCGAGAGGCAGACAGTCGTTGCACATGGAGGCGTGTGGAGCGTCGTCCTGCTCAAGCTGTTCGTCCAGCCGGCCATCACCGGCTTTCTGGCCTTCCGCGTATTCGAGCTGCCCCATATCTGGGCGAGCACGGCGCTCCTTTTGAGCGCCCTGCCCATCGGCACCGGCCCGTTTATGCTCGCCAAATATTACAGGCTGGACGCCGGCGTGATCTCGCGCGCGATCCTGATCACCACGCTCGGCTCGGTGATCACGACCTCGCTGCTGGTGGCTTGGCTGGTGCCGTAG
- a CDS encoding Fur family iron response transcriptional regulator, with the protein MTETVQVRIARDSAETSQRSGGTIADPSPRHGCPVHDLREHLRKAGLRPTRQRISLGWLLFAKGDRHVSAEMLYEEATLARVPVSLATVYNTLHQFTEAGLLRELAVDGSKTYFDTNVSDHHHFFLEGDDTLMDIPAPAVAVSDLPEPPPGMEVARVDVIVRLRRKA; encoded by the coding sequence ATGACGGAGACCGTTCAGGTCCGCATAGCGCGCGATTCGGCAGAGACTTCGCAGCGCTCCGGCGGGACTATCGCCGACCCGTCACCGCGCCACGGTTGCCCGGTCCACGACTTGCGTGAGCATTTGCGCAAGGCGGGTCTGCGTCCGACGCGCCAGCGCATCTCGTTGGGCTGGCTTCTCTTCGCCAAGGGCGATCGGCACGTCTCTGCCGAAATGCTCTATGAAGAGGCGACACTTGCGCGCGTGCCCGTCTCACTGGCCACCGTCTACAACACCCTTCACCAGTTCACCGAGGCTGGCCTGCTCCGGGAACTCGCCGTCGACGGATCGAAGACCTATTTCGATACCAACGTGTCCGACCATCACCACTTCTTTCTTGAAGGGGACGACACGCTCATGGATATCCCGGCGCCTGCCGTCGCGGTCAGCGATCTTCCCGAGCCCCCTCCCGGTATGGAGGTCGCGCGCGTGGACGTCATCGTTCGCCTGCGTCGGAAGGCTTGA